Proteins found in one Panicum hallii strain FIL2 chromosome 4, PHallii_v3.1, whole genome shotgun sequence genomic segment:
- the LOC112891207 gene encoding zinc finger protein CONSTANS-LIKE 16-like, translating to MIATAGSSAKKEAAAAAAMGGKAARACDGCLRRRARWYCAADDAFLCQGCDTSVHSANPLARRHERLRLRPTSPPGAPPPPAKREPRDEVVPAWFKRKARTPRGGHTKSLGQVLSRRLVVPEAAGGDSPEGRNGEGEVEEEEEQLLYRVPVFDPALAEFCSPPPLEEAAAVAPSCNEDGAVEDPAKPDPAAPAAPQAQLFPDGHANFEPTDAELREFAADMEALLGRGLNDGNEEDSSFYMETLGLLDPVDDDAARVKVEIDGGGACETSGTLACGFELEAEASDEMLDIDFDYGSPDQETPPEDEKAGSNDTSADAQFLQTSLSLTLNYEAIIQSWGSSPWTGGGERPHVKLDDSWPHDFTGMWLVGGMVGHGGEELCAPRLGMMDGGREARVSRYREKRRTRLFSKKIRYEVRKLNAEKRPRMKGRFVKRTTAGGSSVAVAGVA from the exons ATGATTGCTACGGCCGGCAGCTCGgcgaagaaggaggcggcggcggcggcggcgatgggcgGCAAGGCGGCGCGGGCTTGCGACGGGTGCCTGCGCCGGCGGGCGAGGTGGTACTGCGCGGCGGACGACGCGTTCCTGTGCCAGGGGTGCGACACGTCCGTGCACTCCGCGAACCCGCTCGCGCGGCGCCACGAGCGGCTGCGCCTGCGGCCGACGTCGCCGCcgggcgcgccgccgccgcccgcgaaGCGCGAGCCTCGGGACGAGGTGGTGCCCGCGTGGTTCAAGCGCAAGGCGCGCACACCGCGGGGCGGACACACCAAGAGCCTCGGGCAGGTGCTGTCGCGGCGGCTCGTCGTgccggaggcggcgggcggggacTCGCCCGAGGGGCGGAACGGGGAaggggaggtggaggaggaggaggagcagctgcTCTACCGCGTGCCCGTATTTGACCCCGCCCTCGCCGAgttctgctcgccgccgcctcttgaGGAAGCGGCGGCTGTCGCGCCGTCCTGCAACGAGGACGGCGCCGTCGAGGACCCCGCGAAGCCGGATCCGGCGGCACCGGCTGCGCCGCAGGCGCAGCTCTTCCCCGACGGCCATGCCAACTTCGAGCCCACCGACGCCGAGCTCAGGGAGTTCGCCGCTGATATGGAAGCCCTCCTCGGGCGCGGCCTGAACGATGGCAACGAGGAGGACTCGTCGTTCTACATGGAGACGCTGGGCCTCCTCGACCCGGTGGACGACGACGCCGCGCGAGTCAAGGTCGAGATCGACGGTGGCGGTGCCTGCGAAACCAGCGGTACGCTGGCGTGCGGCTTCGAGCTGGAGGCGGAGGCATCTGACGAGATGCTGGACATCGACTTCGACTACGGCTCGCCTGATCAGGAGACGCCGCCGGAGGACGAGAAGGCCGGGAGCAACGACACGAGCGCCGACGCCCAGTTCTTGCAGACGAGCCTCTCGCTCACCCTCAACTACGAGGCGATCATCCAGAGCTGGGGCAGCTCGCCGtggaccggcggcggcgagcggccgcACGTCAAGCTCGACGACAGCTGGCCCCACGATTTCACG GGCATGTGGTTGGTGGGAGGAATGGTcggccacggcggcgaggagctcTGCGCGCCGAGGCTGGGGATGATGGACGGCGGCCGGGAGGCCCGAGTGTCCCGGTACCGAGAGAAGCGGCGGACGCGGCTCTTCTCCAAGAAGATCCGGTACGAGGTGCGCAAGCTCAACGCCGAGAAGCGACCGCGGATGAAGGGCCGATTCGTCAAGCGCACCACCGCCGGGGGCAGcagcgtcgccgtcgccggcgtcgcGTAA
- the LOC112889592 gene encoding 3-ketoacyl-CoA synthase 5-like, whose product MCSWWQGHNIKYLSQLVNNCIIFAATMRVTTAVILKATQIYQYWLLFTWSATTPPIYLLWAFLLITVITVKYLIQRPSTVYLVDYACFGPNSNFHVDPSSWAETLRLSFLDDDTISFLTKIFRRSGLGSETCLPCVNSYPPQTHSLRLARGEAEMVIFTVIDDLFAKTSAKAHNIDILIVNCSLTTMIPSMADMIVNRYKLRSDTRNVHLSGMGCSAGLIAVGLARNLLQTMPHGARALVVSTEILTGNFYVGKERSMQLANVLFRMGGAAVLLSTSRDDARFELTHIVRKSTGAQDSAYRCVFQEEDGEGILGLKLSKDLVAIAGAALRANITTAAPVVLPFSEQLLLFLSSIAQKVFIIRKSAGTKQYVPNFGSAVEHFCIHAGGRAVVDAVQRSLNLSDEQVEPSRMTLHRFGNTSSSSLWYEMAYCEAKQVMREGDRVWMIGFGSGYKCNSALWKCILPARSADSAWANCIHRYPMDVTKQVSV is encoded by the coding sequence ATGTGCTCATGGTGGCAAGGTCATAACATCAAATATCTCAGCCAGCTTGTGAACAATTGCATCATCTTTGCTGCCACCATGAGAGTCACAACTGCCGTGATCCTCAAGGCCACACAGATTTACCAATACTGGCTATTATTCACCTGGTCCGCTACCACCCCACCCATCTACCTACTTTGGGCTTTCTTACTCATAACAGTAATAACCGTCAAGTATCTTATCCAACGTCCAAGCACTGTATACCTTGTTGACTATGCTTGTTTTGGGCCAAACTCGAACTTCCACGTCGACCCATCCTCCTGGGCTGAGACTCTCCGCTTAAGCTTCCTTGATGATGATACCATTTCCTTCCTAACAAAAATTTTTAGACGCTCTGGCCTTGGTAGCGAGACTTGCCTCCCATGTGTAAACAGTTACCCCCCCCAGACCCATAGCTTAAGGTTAGCTCGTGGGGAGGCAGAGATGGTCATCTTCACGGTCATTGATGATCTGTTTGCCAAGACATCCGCCAAGGCTCATAATATTGACATCCTGATTGTCAATTGCAGCCTCACCACGATGATACCATCCATGGCTGACATGATCGTAAATAGATACAAGCTGCGTAGCGATACCCGCAATGTGCATCTATCTGGGATGGGGTGCAGTGCAGGATTGATCGCGGTTGGTCTCGCCAGAAACCTCTTGCAAACCATGCCTCACGGCGCGCGTGCGCTGGTGGTATCCACGGAGATCTTGACCGGGAACTTCTATGTAGGGAAAGAGCGATCGATGCAGCTAGCCAACGTGTTGTTCCGGATGGGAGGCGCTGCCGTGCTACTCTCGACTTCAAGGGACGATGCCCGGTTCGAACTTACGCACATTGTGAGAAAATCCACAGGCGCCCAGGACAGTGCATACCGTTGTGTTTTCCAAGAGGAAGACGGCGAGGGTATCCTAGGACTTAAATTGTCGAAGGACCTTGTGGCCATCGCTGGTGCAGCACTCCGAGCCAACATCACCACAGCTGCGCCCGTTGTGCTCCCATTCTCTGAGCAGCTCTTATTGTTTCTCTCCTCCATTGCACAAAAGGTGTTCATCATCAGGAAAAGTGCAGGTACAAAGCAGTATGTTCCAAATTTCGGCTCGGCGGTTGAGCATTTCTGCATACATGCTGGCGGGAGAGCCGTGGTCGATGCGGTCCAGCGCAGCCTCAATCTGTCGGACGAGCAGGTTGAGCCATCGAGGATGACACTGCATCGATTCGGAAACACATCGAGCAGCTCGCTATGGTACGAGATGGCGTACTGCGAGGCCAAGCAAGTGATGCGGGAGGGGGACCGAGTCTGGATGATTGGGTTCGGGTCCGGATACAAGTGCAACAGCGCCCTGTGGAAGTGCATCCTGCCAGCTCGTAGTGCGGACTCGGCGTGGGCAAATTGCATCCATCGTTACCCCATGGATGTCACAAAGCAAGTCTCTGTCTAA